A single window of Myxocyprinus asiaticus isolate MX2 ecotype Aquarium Trade chromosome 34, UBuf_Myxa_2, whole genome shotgun sequence DNA harbors:
- the LOC127425122 gene encoding tumor necrosis factor, alpha-induced protein 8-like protein 2 A, with protein MEAFSSKDMAMKAQKKILSHMASKSTVHMFIDDNSSDVLDELYRVSKEHTGNRTEAQKVVKNMIKIAVKVGVLFRHEKFSTEELSLAQDFRKKLHHGAMTAISFQEVEFTFDKTVMMELLSECRDLLLKLVEKHLTAKSLDRIRHVFNHYSDPELLTHLYEPQGTLWPNLTKICSGLNRMIEEGKL; from the exons ATGGAGGCGTTCAGCTCGAAGGACATGGCCATGAAGGCCCAGAAGAAGATCCTGAGTCACATGGCCAGTAAGTCCACGGTTCACATGTTCATCGACGACAACAGCAGTGACGTTCTGGACGAGCTATACCGTGTCTCGAAAGAGCACACAGGAAACCGCACCGAGGCACAGAAGGTGGTGAAGAACATGATAAAAATTGCTGTGAAGGTTGGAGTTCTTTTCCGACATGAGAAGTTCAGTACAGAAGAGCTGAGTCTCGCACAAGACTTCAGGAAAAAACTCCATCATGGAGCCATGACGGCCATCAGCTTCCAGGAg gtgGAGTTCACGTTTGATAAGACTGTTATGATGGAGCTGCTGTCAGAATGTCGTGATTTACTGCTGAAGTTGGTTGAGAAGCACCTCACGGCGAAGTCTCTGGATCGCATCAGACATGTGTTTAATCATTACTCTGACCCTGAGCTCCTCACACACCTGTACGAGCCGCAGGGGACGCTGTGGCCGAATCTCACCAAGATCTGCAGCGGACTCAACCGCATGATAGAGGAGGGCAAACTCTGA
- the LOC127425105 gene encoding vacuolar protein sorting-associated protein 72 homolog, translating into MSLANFREQRSTAGNRMSKLLDAEEEDEFYKTTYGGFNDESGDDEYRGDHSDTEDEVDSDFDIDEGDEPDSDQEDDAPRRKSRVVTKAYKEPLKVSKPKVKRVSEELKTERPKTERRVIQELQEFVEIRKSVRRSTSEHTRKTNERLQRKLEAPRKRKGALNKLVLTQDELLAEAKLTAEINIQSLENYERLEADKKKHVHKKRRFEGPTIRYHSVLMPLLPDSHMKEENVDVEGLDQDTPQPTPTSSSSVQGAGSLCSRTYITFSDDDAFNSAFPLSARSSPPCPVQEVCPVTHKPALYRDPVTDIPYANARAFRIIREAYQKYIAVHGFPNTSKNIGTNNDSDSSAKSSRPKAVVKQGVVTT; encoded by the exons ATGAGTTTGGCGAACTTTAGAGAGCAGCGCAGCACTGCGGGGAACCGCATGTCTAAACTACTGGATGCCGAAGAAGAAGATGAGTTCTACAAAACAACATATGGAGGATTCAATGAT GAGTCTGGTGATGACGAGTACAGAGGCGATCACTCAGACACTGAAGATGAGGTGGACAGTGATTTTGACATCGATGAAGGAGATGAACCCGACAGTGACCAGGAAGACGACGCTCCACGAAGAAAGAGCCGTGTCGTCACTAAAGCGTACAAG gaacCTCTGAAGGTCTCTAAGCCCAAAGTCAAGCGAGTGTCTGAAGAACTGAAAACTGAACGACCCAAAACTGAGAGACGCGTCATTCAAGAGCTGCAGGAGTTTGTagaga tCCGTAAATCAGTTCGTAGGTCCACGAGTGAACACACACGTAAGACAAACGAACGTCTGCAGCGGAAGCTGGAGGCGCCGCGGAAGAGGAAAGGTGCTCTAAACAAACTTGTGCTGACGCAAGACGAGCTGCTCGCTGAAGCCAAACTCACCGCAGAGATTAACATACAATCACTGG agaaCTACGAGCGTTTAGAAGCGGATAAGAAGAAGCACGTACATAAGAAGAGACGGTTTGAAGGTCCAACAATTCGTTATCACTCAGTTTTGATGCCTCTACTGCCAGATTCACACATGAAAGAAGAGAACGTGGATGTGGAGGG GCTGGATCAGGACACGCCCCAACCCACGCCCACTTCTTCTTCCTCTGTGCAGGGGGCGGGGTCTCTGTGCTCTCGCACTTACATCACGTTCAGCGATGATGATGCGTTTAACTCCGCCTTCCCCCTGTCAGCACGCTCCAGCCCACCCTGCCCTGTTCAGGAAGTGTGTCCCGTTACCCACAAACCCGCGTTATACCGCGACCCTGTCACGGACATCCCATACGCAAACGCTCGAGCGTTCCGCATCATCCGTGAGGCATACCAGAAATACATCGCGGTGCACGGTTTCCCCAACACTTCCAAAAACATCGGCACAAACAACGACAGTGATTCATCCGCCAAGAGCTCTCGGCCGAAAGCCGTCGTCAAACAGGGCGTGGTCACCACCTAG